A section of the Bradyrhizobium oligotrophicum S58 genome encodes:
- the eno gene encoding phosphopyruvate hydratase has product MTAIVDIIGREILDSRGNPTVEVDVVLEDGSVGRAAVPSGASTGAHEAVELRDGDKHRYLGKGVLKAVEAINDEIYEALSDMSVQDQVQIDQILIELDGTENKSRIGANAILGVSLACAKAAAISYDMPLYRYVGGTSARTLPVPMMNIVNGGVHADNPIDFQEFMIMPVGAPSFAEALRCGSEIFHTLKAELKKAGHNTNVGDEGGFAPNLPSADAALDFVMSAIGKAGYTAGEDVMLALDCAATEFFKDGKYVYEGENKSRSRSEQAKYLADLAARYPICSIEDGMSEDDMDGWKELTDLIGHKCQLVGDDLFVTNVDRLADGIRNGRANSILIKVNQIGTLTETLAAVEMAYKAGYTAVMSHRSGETEDSTIADLAVATNCGQIKTGSLARADRTAKYNQLLRIEQELDAQARYAGRAALKALA; this is encoded by the coding sequence ATGACCGCCATCGTCGACATCATCGGCCGCGAAATCCTGGACAGCCGCGGCAATCCCACGGTCGAGGTCGACGTCGTGCTGGAGGACGGCTCGGTCGGCCGTGCCGCCGTGCCGTCCGGCGCCTCCACCGGCGCCCATGAGGCGGTCGAGCTGCGCGACGGCGACAAGCACCGCTATCTCGGCAAGGGCGTGCTGAAGGCGGTCGAGGCGATCAATGACGAGATCTACGAAGCCTTGAGCGACATGTCGGTGCAGGACCAGGTCCAGATCGACCAGATCCTGATCGAGCTCGACGGCACCGAGAACAAGAGCCGGATCGGCGCCAACGCCATCCTCGGCGTGTCGCTCGCCTGCGCCAAGGCCGCCGCCATCTCCTACGACATGCCGCTGTATCGCTATGTCGGCGGCACCTCGGCGCGCACTTTGCCGGTGCCGATGATGAACATCGTCAATGGCGGCGTCCACGCCGACAACCCGATCGACTTCCAGGAATTCATGATCATGCCGGTGGGCGCGCCGAGCTTTGCGGAAGCGCTGCGCTGCGGCTCGGAGATCTTCCACACGCTGAAGGCAGAACTGAAGAAGGCCGGGCACAACACCAATGTCGGCGATGAAGGCGGATTCGCGCCGAACCTGCCGTCGGCGGATGCCGCGCTCGACTTCGTCATGAGCGCGATCGGCAAGGCCGGCTACACCGCAGGCGAGGACGTGATGCTGGCGCTCGACTGCGCCGCCACCGAGTTCTTCAAGGACGGCAAGTATGTCTACGAGGGCGAGAACAAGTCGCGCTCGCGCTCGGAGCAGGCCAAGTATCTCGCCGACCTCGCCGCGCGCTATCCGATCTGCTCGATCGAGGACGGCATGTCGGAGGACGACATGGACGGCTGGAAGGAGCTGACCGACCTGATCGGCCACAAGTGCCAGCTCGTCGGCGACGACCTGTTCGTCACCAATGTCGATCGTCTGGCCGACGGCATCCGGAACGGCCGCGCCAACTCGATCCTGATCAAGGTCAACCAGATCGGCACGCTGACCGAGACGCTCGCCGCGGTCGAGATGGCCTACAAGGCGGGTTACACTGCCGTGATGTCGCACCGCTCCGGCGAGACTGAAGACTCGACGATCGCCGATCTTGCGGTCGCGACCAATTGCGGACAGATCAAGACCGGCTCGCTGGCGCGCGCCGACCGCACCGCCAAGTACAACCAGCTGCTGCGTATCGAGCAGGAGCTCGACGCGCAGGCCAGATATGCCGGCAGGGCGGCGCTGAAGGCGCTGGCCTGA
- a CDS encoding zinc-binding dehydrogenase: MGVETGLQLRTLIKRSGELELSLVDVPTPEPGPDEVVVRIEAAPINPSDLGLLVGAADLSTMQASGTKDRPVITAKVPEAGMRAMAARVDESMPIGNEGAGVVVKTGSSDAAKALMGRTVAAIGGAMYSQYRCLKVSECLPLPAGTTPAEGASCFVNPLTSLGMTETMRREGHTALVHTAAASNLGQMLNKICLKDGIALVNIVRSAAQAEILRGLGAKYVVDSTSPTFMDDLIAALVETGATIAFDAIGGGKLAGQILNAMEAAINKSGKHPYSRYGSNVHKQVYIYGGLDTRPTEITRGFGMTWSVGGWLLFPFLMKIGKADTERLRQRVVDELKTTFASHYTKVVSLTEALDPANLAAYAKRATGEKFLIDPNKDK; encoded by the coding sequence ATGGGTGTCGAGACAGGCCTGCAATTGCGGACGCTGATCAAGCGCAGCGGTGAGCTCGAGCTCTCGCTGGTCGACGTGCCGACCCCTGAGCCCGGGCCGGACGAGGTTGTCGTCCGCATCGAGGCGGCGCCGATCAATCCGTCGGATCTCGGCCTCCTCGTCGGCGCCGCTGATCTGTCCACCATGCAGGCGTCCGGCACCAAGGACCGGCCGGTGATCACGGCCAAGGTGCCGGAAGCAGGCATGCGGGCGATGGCCGCCCGCGTGGACGAGTCGATGCCGATCGGCAACGAGGGCGCCGGCGTCGTGGTCAAGACCGGGTCGTCGGACGCCGCCAAGGCGCTGATGGGGCGGACGGTCGCGGCGATCGGCGGTGCGATGTACAGCCAGTATCGCTGCCTCAAGGTCTCCGAGTGCCTGCCGTTGCCGGCGGGCACGACGCCGGCCGAGGGCGCCTCCTGCTTCGTCAATCCGCTGACCTCGCTCGGCATGACCGAGACGATGCGGCGCGAAGGCCATACCGCGCTGGTGCATACCGCGGCGGCGTCGAACCTCGGGCAGATGCTCAACAAGATCTGCCTCAAGGACGGCATTGCGCTCGTCAACATCGTGCGCAGTGCAGCCCAGGCGGAGATCCTGCGCGGCCTCGGCGCCAAATACGTGGTGGATTCGACCTCGCCGACCTTCATGGACGACCTGATCGCGGCGCTGGTCGAGACCGGCGCCACCATCGCCTTCGACGCGATCGGCGGTGGCAAGCTCGCCGGCCAGATCCTGAACGCGATGGAAGCCGCGATCAACAAGTCCGGCAAGCATCCCTACAGCCGCTACGGCTCCAACGTGCACAAGCAGGTCTACATCTACGGCGGCCTGGACACGCGCCCGACCGAGATCACCCGCGGCTTCGGCATGACCTGGAGCGTCGGCGGCTGGCTGCTGTTTCCGTTCCTGATGAAGATCGGCAAGGCGGATACCGAGCGGCTGCGCCAGCGCGTCGTCGACGAGCTCAAGACCACCTTCGCCAGCCACTACACCAAGGTGGTCTCGCTGACCGAGGCACTCGATCCGGCCAACCTCGCCGCGTACGCCAAACGGGCCACCGGCGAAAAATTCCTCATCGACCCCAACAAAGATAAGTGA
- a CDS encoding MBL fold metallo-hydrolase, with protein MTQLDRRRFLAGAALAGAAGTLPSLAGGEARAAVAPAGAQAPGFYRYKVGDYECTSINDGARTFPMPDKFVVNTAKDDALAAAESAYMPKGMITIPFNPQLINTGSKLILIDAGNGVANLEPSKGAVGRTLQNLAAAGVDPKSIDIVVLSHMHGDHINGIKLADGSLAFPNAEIKVPAKEWEFWASDDNAAKAASELMKGNFANFKKVFGGLESKVTQYEWDKEVAPGITALGTPGHTPGHTSFAVASGNAKVLIQADVTNVPELFLRNPDWHVMFDTDAEMAQATRHKFYDMAAAEKAKVIGFHFSFPSIGYVEKDGAKYRLIPAPWNPVI; from the coding sequence ATGACCCAATTGGATCGGCGTCGATTTCTGGCTGGTGCGGCCCTCGCGGGGGCTGCCGGCACCTTGCCCTCGCTGGCCGGCGGCGAAGCACGCGCGGCGGTTGCACCCGCTGGTGCGCAGGCGCCCGGCTTCTACCGCTACAAGGTCGGCGACTACGAATGCACCTCGATCAATGACGGCGCGCGCACCTTCCCGATGCCGGACAAGTTCGTCGTCAACACGGCCAAGGACGATGCGCTCGCAGCCGCGGAAAGCGCCTACATGCCGAAGGGCATGATCACGATCCCCTTCAATCCGCAGCTGATCAACACCGGCTCGAAGCTGATCCTGATCGATGCCGGCAATGGCGTCGCCAACCTCGAGCCGAGCAAGGGCGCGGTCGGCCGCACCTTGCAGAACCTCGCGGCCGCCGGCGTCGACCCGAAGAGCATCGACATCGTCGTGCTTTCGCACATGCATGGCGACCACATCAACGGCATCAAGCTCGCCGACGGCTCGCTGGCGTTCCCGAACGCGGAGATCAAGGTGCCCGCCAAGGAATGGGAGTTCTGGGCGAGCGACGACAACGCCGCCAAGGCCGCATCGGAGCTGATGAAGGGCAACTTCGCGAACTTCAAGAAGGTGTTCGGCGGACTCGAGAGCAAGGTCACGCAATATGAGTGGGACAAGGAGGTCGCGCCGGGGATCACCGCGCTCGGCACGCCCGGTCACACGCCGGGTCATACGTCCTTCGCCGTCGCCTCCGGCAACGCCAAGGTCCTGATCCAGGCCGACGTCACCAACGTCCCCGAGCTGTTCCTGCGCAACCCGGATTGGCACGTGATGTTCGACACCGACGCCGAGATGGCGCAGGCGACGCGGCATAAATTCTACGACATGGCAGCGGCCGAGAAGGCCAAGGTGATCGGCTTCCACTTCTCGTTCCCGTCGATCGGCTATGTCGAGAAGGACGGCGCCAAGTACCGGCTGATCCCGGCGCCGTGGAATCCGGTGATCTAG
- a CDS encoding serine hydrolase domain-containing protein, giving the protein MSTDLPPSSADLSNWRTAPFSRWAFHNIRAILPVADIESAPGSAWALPASPDSFDDFRLRLPKGGTLDLDGFLKATATDGLLILHDGRIVFEFYDGGTDRDTPHILMSATKSITGLMVGILAGRGELDVDAEVTRYVPEVAATAYQGATIRQLLDMRAGVVLDGSGLQAYADASGWEPVAPGTTPNLHGFYETMRAQATPHGGPFSYVSANTDLLGWVIERATGRSFASLVGTLLWKPMGASGETFITVDRRGAPRCTGGFCTTLRDFARLGQLVLSGGRRGSQTIIPEGWLDDVRHNGDAQAWRDGQWRDSFAAISRNMHYRSGWYVIDDAPQLMFAMGIHGQNLFVDAANGIVIAKVSSWAQPVDGQSIWLTHQAVAEFARCLKATA; this is encoded by the coding sequence ATGTCGACCGATCTCCCTCCCTCCAGCGCTGATCTCTCCAACTGGCGCACCGCGCCGTTCAGCCGCTGGGCCTTCCATAACATCCGCGCGATCCTGCCGGTCGCCGACATCGAGAGCGCGCCGGGCAGCGCCTGGGCGCTGCCGGCAAGTCCGGACTCATTCGATGATTTCAGACTGCGGCTGCCCAAGGGCGGCACGCTCGATCTCGACGGCTTCCTGAAGGCGACAGCGACCGACGGGCTGCTGATCCTGCACGATGGCCGCATCGTGTTCGAATTCTATGATGGCGGCACCGACCGCGACACGCCGCACATCCTGATGTCCGCGACCAAGTCGATCACGGGCCTGATGGTGGGCATCCTGGCCGGCCGCGGTGAGCTCGATGTCGACGCCGAGGTCACGCGCTACGTGCCGGAAGTGGCGGCTACGGCCTATCAGGGTGCCACGATCCGGCAGCTCCTGGACATGCGTGCCGGCGTCGTGCTCGACGGTAGCGGCTTGCAGGCCTATGCCGATGCCAGCGGCTGGGAGCCGGTCGCACCCGGCACGACACCGAACCTGCACGGCTTCTACGAGACCATGCGCGCGCAGGCCACGCCGCATGGCGGCCCGTTCAGCTACGTCTCCGCGAATACCGATCTGCTCGGCTGGGTCATCGAGCGCGCCACCGGCCGCAGCTTCGCCAGCCTCGTCGGCACCTTGCTGTGGAAGCCGATGGGGGCGAGCGGCGAGACCTTCATCACGGTGGATCGCAGGGGCGCCCCGCGCTGCACCGGCGGCTTTTGCACCACCCTGCGGGATTTCGCCCGTCTGGGCCAGCTCGTGCTCTCAGGCGGCCGGCGCGGCTCGCAAACGATCATCCCCGAGGGCTGGCTCGACGACGTCAGGCACAATGGCGATGCGCAGGCGTGGCGCGACGGCCAATGGCGCGACAGTTTTGCCGCCATCAGCCGGAACATGCACTATCGCAGCGGCTGGTACGTCATTGACGACGCGCCGCAGCTGATGTTCGCGATGGGCATTCACGGCCAGAACCTGTTCGTCGATGCCGCCAACGGCATCGTGATCGCCAAGGTCTCGTCCTGGGCGCAGCCGGTCGACGGGCAATCGATCTGGCTTACGCATCAGGCGGTCGCCGAATTTGCCCGCTGCCTCAAAGCCACGGCTTGA
- a CDS encoding NADPH-dependent FMN reductase, which yields MPAPYSIVALVGSLRKESFTLKIANALAKLAPASLRIDVTMLNGLSFFNQDLEANPPADWLALRDKLKASNGVLVLTPEYNRSIPGVLKNAIDVASRPYGHSSFLGKPVGIISNSPSPLGGVAAAKHLQNIMPGISGPIMGQPEIYLNHVSDAFGDNGELVKDSLKAVLQQYLEAFAVFVAKQNG from the coding sequence ATGCCCGCCCCGTATTCCATCGTCGCCCTCGTCGGCAGTCTCCGCAAGGAGAGCTTCACCCTGAAGATCGCCAATGCACTCGCCAAGCTCGCGCCCGCGAGCCTGAGGATCGACGTCACCATGCTGAATGGCCTGTCGTTCTTCAACCAGGATCTCGAAGCCAATCCGCCGGCCGACTGGCTGGCGCTGCGCGACAAGCTGAAGGCCTCGAACGGCGTCCTCGTTCTGACGCCCGAATACAACCGCTCGATTCCCGGCGTGCTGAAGAACGCGATCGACGTCGCCTCGCGCCCGTATGGGCACAGTTCGTTCCTGGGCAAGCCGGTCGGCATCATTTCCAATTCGCCGAGCCCGCTCGGTGGCGTCGCCGCCGCCAAGCATCTGCAGAACATCATGCCGGGCATCTCCGGCCCGATCATGGGCCAGCCGGAGATCTATCTGAACCACGTCAGCGACGCATTCGGCGACAACGGTGAGCTGGTCAAGGACTCGCTCAAGGCCGTGCTGCAGCAATATCTCGAGGCCTTCGCGGTCTTCGTGGCCAAGCAGAACGGCTGA
- a CDS encoding aldolase — protein MAHSFTSASSPKPGPNQPDLDSEAIWQARIDLAACFRMAARHGLEEGICNHFSAMVPGYDDLFIVNPYGYAFRELTASHLLVCDFDGNVIAGDGRPEATAFYIHARIHKALPRAKVAFHTHMPYATALSMTEGDPLIFAGQTALKFYGRTAVDENYNGLALDEREGDRIAGAIGDADIIFMKHHGVMVLAPTIAEAWDDLYYLERACQVQCLALSTSRKVVAVEPAIAQAAARQMREGDAESARLHLEAVKRMLDLEEPIYRS, from the coding sequence ATGGCCCATTCATTCACGTCAGCCAGCTCGCCGAAGCCGGGGCCGAACCAGCCGGATCTGGACTCCGAGGCGATCTGGCAGGCGCGGATCGATCTCGCCGCCTGCTTCCGGATGGCCGCGCGTCACGGGCTCGAGGAGGGCATCTGCAACCACTTCTCGGCCATGGTGCCCGGTTACGACGACCTCTTCATCGTCAATCCCTATGGCTACGCCTTTCGCGAGCTGACCGCGTCGCATCTCCTGGTGTGTGATTTCGACGGCAACGTCATTGCCGGCGACGGCCGCCCGGAGGCGACCGCGTTCTACATCCACGCCCGCATCCACAAGGCGCTGCCGCGCGCCAAGGTCGCGTTCCATACCCACATGCCCTATGCGACGGCGCTGTCCATGACCGAAGGCGACCCGCTGATCTTCGCCGGGCAGACCGCGCTGAAATTCTATGGCCGTACGGCCGTCGACGAAAACTACAATGGCCTGGCGCTGGACGAGCGGGAAGGCGATCGGATCGCCGGGGCGATCGGTGACGCCGACATCATCTTCATGAAACATCACGGCGTGATGGTTCTGGCGCCGACGATCGCCGAGGCCTGGGACGATCTGTATTATCTCGAGCGCGCCTGCCAGGTGCAGTGCCTGGCGCTGTCGACCAGCCGCAAGGTCGTCGCGGTTGAGCCGGCAATCGCGCAAGCCGCCGCTCGCCAGATGCGGGAGGGCGATGCGGAATCGGCTCGGTTGCACCTCGAGGCCGTCAAGCGCATGCTCGACTTGGAGGAGCCGATCTACCGGAGCTGA
- a CDS encoding GNAT family N-acetyltransferase, whose amino-acid sequence MPTLDLSAEHRAALDRPVWSALTSGHRALAEGAAHARRYPAAIAPFAAMSDDSDAAWSELADLAKKDVVAIVTPAPPVDLHGLDARFSASVRQMVAVEAVDPVGDAVIEMLDQRDIPAMLELTALTKPGPFLARTHELGRYIGIRDGQRLAAMAGERMRLDGFTEISAVCVHPDYRGRGYAQRLITDLMTAIRGRGETPFLHVIDDNHAAIALYERLGFMSRTTLCFTVLRPSDR is encoded by the coding sequence ATGCCGACATTGGATCTCTCTGCCGAACACCGTGCAGCGCTGGATCGCCCGGTCTGGTCGGCCTTGACCAGCGGGCACCGGGCGCTTGCAGAGGGCGCCGCGCATGCCCGTCGTTATCCGGCGGCGATTGCGCCATTTGCCGCCATGTCGGACGACAGCGACGCCGCGTGGTCGGAGCTCGCCGACCTCGCCAAGAAGGACGTGGTTGCGATCGTGACTCCCGCTCCTCCGGTCGACCTGCACGGCCTCGATGCCCGCTTCAGCGCCAGCGTCCGCCAGATGGTTGCGGTCGAGGCGGTGGACCCCGTTGGGGATGCCGTGATCGAGATGCTCGACCAGCGCGACATTCCGGCGATGCTGGAGCTGACCGCGCTGACCAAGCCGGGCCCGTTCCTGGCCAGGACCCATGAGCTCGGGCGCTACATCGGCATCCGCGACGGCCAGCGCCTGGCCGCCATGGCCGGGGAGCGCATGCGCCTCGACGGTTTCACGGAAATCAGCGCGGTCTGCGTCCATCCGGACTATCGCGGCCGCGGCTATGCCCAACGGCTCATCACCGACCTGATGACAGCCATCAGGGGCAGGGGCGAGACGCCGTTTCTCCACGTCATCGACGACAATCATGCGGCGATCGCGCTTTACGAGCGCCTCGGTTTCATGTCGCGAACCACCTTGTGTTTCACGGTGCTTCGTCCCTCCGATCGCTAG
- a CDS encoding FtsB family cell division protein — translation MVSRARLKSFLTGLALYTMAAAIIGYFGVNAYTGRYGLNARQELDQEIIALTSELARLKQERTEGEKRVSLLRSDRVDPDMLDERARFQLGYANPHDLIRINRPQ, via the coding sequence ATGGTCTCCCGCGCGCGGCTCAAATCCTTCCTGACGGGGCTCGCCCTCTACACGATGGCGGCGGCCATCATCGGCTATTTCGGCGTCAACGCCTACACCGGCCGCTACGGCCTGAATGCGCGCCAGGAGCTCGACCAGGAGATCATCGCGCTGACCTCCGAACTCGCCCGTCTCAAGCAGGAGCGGACGGAGGGCGAGAAGCGGGTGTCGCTGCTGCGCTCCGATCGGGTCGACCCGGACATGCTGGACGAGCGTGCGCGCTTCCAGCTCGGCTATGCCAACCCGCACGATTTGATCCGGATCAACCGGCCGCAGTGA
- the pdhA gene encoding pyruvate dehydrogenase (acetyl-transferring) E1 component subunit alpha produces MAAPKKTAAKEHGQDRDSGPPPEFTREQELAALRDMLLIRRFEEKAGQLYGMGAIGGFCHLYIGQEAVVVGMQMALKPGDQVITGYRDHGHMLATGMDAKGVMAELTGRRGGYSKGKGGSMHMFSMEKNFFGGHGIVGAQVSLGTGLALANRYRGNDSVSIAYFGDGAANQGQVYESFNMAELWKLPVIYVIENNRYAMGTAVSRASAQTDFSKRGISFNIPGEQVDGMDVRAVKAAGEKAVAWCREGKGPYILEMQTYRYRGHSMSDPAKYRTREEVEKVRHDQDPIEQVRNRLLAAKVSEQDLKTIDADVRKIVNEAADFAQADPEPDVAELYTDVYR; encoded by the coding sequence ATGGCCGCACCCAAGAAGACCGCCGCAAAGGAACACGGGCAGGACAGAGACAGCGGCCCGCCGCCGGAATTCACCAGAGAACAGGAATTGGCTGCGCTGCGCGACATGCTGCTGATCCGTCGCTTTGAGGAGAAGGCGGGTCAGCTTTATGGCATGGGTGCGATCGGCGGCTTCTGCCATCTCTATATCGGCCAGGAGGCCGTGGTCGTCGGCATGCAGATGGCGCTCAAGCCGGGCGATCAGGTCATCACCGGCTATCGCGATCACGGCCACATGCTGGCGACCGGCATGGACGCCAAGGGCGTCATGGCCGAGCTGACGGGACGCCGCGGCGGCTACTCCAAGGGCAAGGGCGGCTCCATGCACATGTTCAGCATGGAGAAGAACTTCTTCGGCGGCCACGGCATCGTCGGCGCGCAGGTGTCGCTCGGCACGGGCCTCGCGCTCGCCAACCGCTATCGCGGCAACGACTCGGTCAGCATCGCCTATTTCGGCGACGGCGCGGCCAATCAGGGCCAGGTCTATGAGAGCTTCAACATGGCGGAGCTCTGGAAGCTGCCGGTGATCTACGTCATCGAGAACAACCGCTATGCGATGGGCACGGCGGTGTCGCGCGCCTCGGCGCAGACCGACTTCTCCAAGCGCGGCATCTCATTCAACATCCCGGGCGAGCAGGTCGACGGCATGGACGTCCGCGCCGTGAAGGCCGCCGGCGAGAAGGCGGTCGCCTGGTGCCGCGAGGGCAAGGGGCCCTACATTCTCGAGATGCAGACCTACCGCTATCGCGGTCACTCGATGTCGGACCCGGCCAAGTACCGCACCCGCGAGGAGGTCGAGAAGGTCCGTCACGACCAGGATCCGATCGAGCAGGTGCGCAACCGCCTGCTGGCCGCCAAGGTCAGCGAGCAGGATCTCAAGACGATCGATGCCGACGTGCGCAAGATCGTCAACGAGGCCGCCGATTTCGCCCAGGCCGATCCCGAGCCGGATGTCGCCGAGCTCTATACCGACGTCTACCGCTGA
- a CDS encoding pyruvate dehydrogenase complex E1 component subunit beta, which translates to MPIQVLMPALSPTMEKGNLAKWLKKEGETIKSGDVIAEIETDKATMEVEATDEGTLGKILIPEGTADVAVNTPIATILADGESAADLGKAAAPAAEMKAAQSAPPAEPAAAMPASPAPTGVAAPQSVAEPDPEVPAGTEMVTQTIREALRDAMAEEMRRDGDVFIMGEEVAEYQGAYKVTQGLLQEFGARRVMDTPITEHGFAGIGVGAAMAGLKPIVEFMTFNFAMQAIDQIINSAAKTLYMSGGQMGCSIVFRGPNGAAARVAAQHSQDYSSWYSHVPGLKVVAPYSAADAKGLLKAAIRDPNPVIFLENEVLYGHSGEVPKLDDYVIPIGKARIARSGKDVTIISWSNGMTYALKAADELAKEGIEAEVIDLRTLRPMDTETIIASVKKTSRAVTVEEGWAQSGVGAEIAARIMEHAFDYLDAPVARVSGKDVPMPYAANLEKLALPSVAEVVQAAKSVCYR; encoded by the coding sequence ATGCCTATTCAAGTTTTGATGCCTGCGCTGTCGCCCACGATGGAGAAGGGCAACCTCGCCAAATGGCTGAAGAAGGAAGGCGAGACGATCAAGTCCGGCGACGTGATCGCCGAGATCGAGACCGACAAGGCCACCATGGAAGTCGAGGCGACCGATGAGGGCACCCTCGGCAAGATCCTGATCCCCGAAGGCACCGCCGACGTCGCGGTCAACACGCCGATCGCGACCATTCTCGCCGACGGCGAGAGCGCCGCTGACCTTGGCAAGGCCGCGGCACCTGCCGCCGAGATGAAGGCCGCGCAGTCGGCGCCGCCGGCCGAGCCTGCCGCCGCGATGCCGGCCTCGCCGGCGCCAACCGGCGTCGCCGCGCCGCAGAGCGTGGCCGAGCCTGATCCTGAAGTGCCGGCCGGCACCGAGATGGTGACGCAGACCATCCGCGAGGCGCTGCGCGACGCCATGGCCGAGGAGATGCGCCGCGACGGCGACGTCTTCATCATGGGCGAGGAAGTCGCTGAATATCAGGGCGCCTACAAGGTGACCCAGGGCCTGCTGCAGGAGTTCGGTGCGCGCCGCGTCATGGACACGCCGATCACCGAGCATGGCTTCGCCGGCATCGGCGTTGGTGCTGCGATGGCCGGCCTCAAGCCGATCGTCGAATTCATGACCTTCAACTTCGCCATGCAGGCGATCGACCAGATCATCAACTCCGCGGCCAAGACCTTGTACATGTCCGGTGGCCAGATGGGCTGCTCGATCGTGTTCCGTGGTCCCAATGGCGCTGCCGCGCGTGTCGCCGCGCAGCATAGCCAGGACTATTCGTCCTGGTACTCGCACGTGCCGGGTCTGAAGGTGGTCGCGCCGTATTCTGCGGCCGATGCCAAGGGCCTGCTGAAGGCTGCGATCCGCGATCCGAATCCGGTGATCTTCCTCGAGAACGAGGTGCTCTACGGTCACTCCGGCGAGGTGCCGAAGCTCGACGACTACGTGATTCCGATCGGCAAGGCGCGCATCGCCCGATCAGGCAAGGACGTCACCATCATCTCCTGGTCGAACGGCATGACCTACGCGCTCAAGGCCGCCGACGAACTTGCCAAGGAGGGCATCGAGGCCGAGGTGATCGACCTGCGCACGCTGCGTCCGATGGACACCGAGACCATCATTGCGTCGGTCAAGAAGACCAGCCGCGCGGTCACGGTGGAAGAGGGCTGGGCGCAGAGCGGCGTCGGCGCCGAGATCGCCGCGCGCATCATGGAGCACGCCTTCGACTATCTCGATGCGCCGGTCGCGCGCGTCTCCGGCAAGGACGTGCCGATGCCCTACGCGGCGAACCTCGAGAAGCTCGCGCTGCCGTCGGTTGCGGAGGTCGTGCAGGCCGCCAAGTCCGTCTGCTACCGCTAA
- a CDS encoding DUF5076 domain-containing protein produces the protein MAGPKEQPLPPDVIGREDATEVLRAFVLDGGLSIAFQRAFEEPDVWGLLLVDVARHAARAYARESDYSEDEALQRIVEMFEAELARPTDTGTTSPRSKQGH, from the coding sequence ATGGCAGGACCCAAGGAGCAGCCGCTGCCGCCCGACGTGATCGGCCGCGAGGACGCCACCGAAGTGTTGCGCGCCTTCGTGCTCGATGGCGGGCTCTCGATCGCCTTCCAGCGCGCGTTCGAGGAGCCTGACGTGTGGGGGCTGCTCCTGGTCGACGTCGCCCGCCATGCTGCGCGCGCCTATGCGCGCGAGAGCGACTATTCCGAAGACGAAGCGCTGCAGCGTATCGTCGAGATGTTCGAAGCCGAGCTGGCTCGGCCGACCGATACGGGCACCACCAGCCCCAGGTCGAAACAAGGTCACTGA